GGCAtaatacatttatatataaaacGCAATACATTGCACAGTTGTAAATTAACACTGCTCCGTCCGTGGCTGTAGTCAGAGCTACTCTCACTACATGCAGTTCCTTGTGTGGGAGAGGGTGTAGGGAGCCCAGATCTTAATCCTCCTTGCTCCAGCTCCCTTGAGAGTTGCCCCTTGCCGAAGCGTGGGCAGAACAGCCGCTGGGCTCCGCGCCTCCAGAGACGAAGCAAAATCTCCCTTAGGGTGTCATAGTGCAAAATCTGAGGAgaaaaggggggaagggaagcgAAGCGAAGCAGCCCTATGAATTTCAGGAACATCCACTGAAAGTAACCGCGACTGCTGCTCCCAGCAGCCACAGACAGAGCCCCCGGCGGCCACAAAGTAACTCAGCCGACCCCGCCCCATCTGCCCCTCCATCTCGGCGAATGAGTCAGCGAAACCAGCTCCTTCCCAGCTCACCCATCAGCGGGGAGGGGCTTGCACAAGGGCGGGGCGGCCCCGGCTCCCCCCGGGGAAGTGGCTTCCCGTGTGCGTTGGCAGAGGGGGGCGGCAGCCTGGCCCGCCTTCCAAGGGGACCCGCCCCCCAGCTTTTGGTGAGATTCAGGCCCCGCTCCTGGGTTGGCGGCGCGCACGCCCCGCGGAGAGGCGTTCCGTGGGGCCCCGCTGCGCAGCGCCAGGCCGGACACGGCCCTCGCCCCAGGCCCGGCCCAGCAGCACCCTCCCGAGGCCCGCCCCGCcgctgggcagcagcagcagccgccctcCTCCTTCTGCCGCCGCGGCTGGGTTTTGTGGCTCGGGgggccgcccgcccgcccgccggggGCTCGCTCTGGTCTCCGGGGAGGGCGCTCACCTGGTTCACCGCAGCCGCTTCCGGGGCGTCTGCTCGGCGGGCACGGTGGGCGCTGAGGCGGGACACCCGCCGGGATGGTCGCAGGCCGCTTTGGAGTCCCCCGGCCTTTTCCGCTTGACAAAGAAATCTAGGGACCCAAGGCAGGAGCGAGGCGTTACACACACCCACGCaccccggccgccgccgccgccgcctacCCCCCAGGGGCGGCCCCCGCGGCGGGGACGGACGGACACACGAACGTGTTCCTGCAGCAGCCGGGCCCCGCCCTGCCCGGGCCCCCGCATAACAGTGCGCACGGGAGGCCTGGCGGCTCTTGACTCCCCCTCTCTGCCTCGGGGGAGGGTTGCAGCTGGGTCGGGTTTGTTTACTTCGCCGGCCCGCAGCGCGCAATGTGCTGTGTAAGCGTTTCCCCGGCCGGGCGCCGAGCCCGGCCCCAGCGAGCTGCGCCGCGAGCCTTTTCGCGGAGCGAGCgaagcccggggccctttaaaccccaggggcaggcagggggattGAAGCGCAGAGAGCCCGACAGGGGGGAGGGTTGCGCCCGTGCCGTGCGCGGGGCATGCCCCAGCCTTACCTGTGATGTGGGCTGCGCTGGAGGACGAGACCCTTTTGAGCGCCGCTGGCGCGCAGGGTGCGGGTTTGATTGTAATCCCTGAGTAGTTGTTGAGCTGATCGGATCGGTTCTCCTGGTTGAGCCGCTCTTTACCCCCCGCGATAGTGCTTTCCAGGGCTGCCGTCTtaccctgggggctgggggaggaggacgCGGACACCACCAGCTCCTGGTGAGGGTCCCTGGGGTTAACCCCCGCGGGAGTGTCCATGCCCCCCAGAGCTGGCTTGGACCTGACCAGCAGCACCGGGAAGCGGCACCTCCCGACCTGCAGCGTCTCCCGGTAGAAAGCGGGCACCGATCCTccttccacctcttcccactgCAGCCTGCCCGGGCCGTCCAGCGGGGTGTCGGTCTGGAAGTTGTAGTCCCACCGCCTCTGGTCATCCTCGCTGATCTCCCGTAGTTTGCTCTTCAGCTCCCGGCTCAGCTCTTCGTGATCCACGGGGCCAAAGAGGTTCCGGCAGACCCCCGTGCGGGCGTGCAAGGGGAAAGTCCTGCGGGCGGCCAAGCGCTCCAGAGCCGAGGCGCTGGAGAGGTGCACGTTGGACATGATGGTCCTGCTGCTTCGCCCAGGGAAGGCAGGGACCCAAACGTGGTGCTCCTGGGGAGAAAGGGGCTGTGATTTCCACCCGTCCCCGCTCGATGGGCAGCCAGCACAACCAGCCTGGAACCTCGGCAGTCTGCTGGTGAGCCTGGGGCTGCCTCGCTTTTAAAGCCCTCACCAAGTTAGAGCAAAACATCTATTAGCATAATAGTATTTCTCTTTAATAACACTGCTGCCATTGGTGGAGGCTCCACTGTCCCCTTGGGTGTAATACCTCGATCTCCGCTCCCCATTGGCTGAAGGAGAAACGGTGGCGGGGCGCCAAAAGTGGCAAGATCCCTGCCATTGGTCAGCAGGACCTGCCAGTCTGAGTTATATAGTGGCgattgtggggggcgggggttgagATTTAAAGAGAAGGGAGGTTGAGTAACGTGATACCCAGCCTGCAAACAGGTCCCTGCCCCCTTTGTTTGCAGGCAGCGgtggctggtgctgctgctgtgtgattgcttttttttttttttttacatttaggaGCCAGTCACAGAATGGAGTCGCTGGGTTTCCGGAGGGAGACGCTTAGATTTGTTTAATTTGGGCTTTTTAAAAAGGCAAGTGGGTTTAAAAGAAAAGGGTTTGAAGAAATCTATATGGCAGTATGATGGACAAAAAGTTGTCAGGAAAAACTAGTACAAAACAAAGCTTGATGTATGTAGATTTCAAAACAAGGGAaaggatgttttttaaaaggctttttttatAGTCACTTGGAAGTAATAAGTTACTAGACATGTTTTTGCTTTACAGAGTAGAAGCATTGCATATGAAAACCACAGCTTTTTTGCCTGTCTTAACTTTAAAACCCATATAATACACACACGTTTGTGTGCTGTAGATGAGCTAATCTTACTATTGTGTTGCCAGGAATCAGCTGACTTGTCCTTTACATTTTCTGCCGATCGTTGCAATCATTGCTTTTTgttgtgatgggggaggggaagagaatctTACAAGGTGCTCCAACCAGAATGGGCTTTCTTTAATGCTCCTCTGCACAGAAGCAAACAAGGGAAAAGATCAACTTTACAGTGGTTTGCAGGTTAGGGAGCACTCTTCTCACTCCTACACATTGCTACTGCCTCTGTGAAGCCTGTGCTTTTGActggctcaggggtggccaacctgagcctgagaaggagccagaatgtaccagtgtacattgccagagccacagtaatacatcagcagcgccgccccccccccatcagctcccccacccctgctcccagcacctcccacccacccaccagcagccctgctgatcagcacctccccctccctccctgcacgtCCTGATCAgctgcaggaggctcaggggaggggggcgggaaagggtggagtgggggcagggcctgtggcagagccaggggttgagtagTGAGCACcctccggcacattggaaagttggttcctgtagctccagcccgggagtcggtgcctgtacaaggagccgcatattaacttctgaagagccgcatgtggctccggagccacaggttggccacccctggactggCTCATCTTTTTTTGCTGCTTTCATAAGAAGAGTGAGGAGGATGAATGTTTAATTGCATGTGAATGTGGTGTTTGTGAAAAGTGTCCATTTGAGTGAGCAATGGAGACTTGAAGTCCTGTCTCTATCCAGCAAACAGGTACAGAGCAGGAAGCAGTTAACTGTTGCCTCTCCACCCTGATAAGGGGGAGCATTCTTCTTAATGTGGCAGAAGATGATTCAGTTTCCATGTGCCCTAGACCATTGGAGAGCTGATGATCAGTACTGAGTTGGGCCAGACTGGAAATGGAAaactagaggtgaaaggctctgcatCTCATTATCAGTTCCAAGAGCCAGGCAGTGCCCTTGAGCAGAAGgaaaaccttttcttttaaacatttttctaccCTTTAATCCCCACTGCTGTGAAGCAGCGGGCCTCAGATCAGCCATTGAGGCCACTGGGTTCCAAAGCCTTAGCAGTGAGGACGTTGGCCACATGGAGGGTGAGCAGACAGTGAGGTCATTGGTGGGTAATGCCTCCAGTGTCACTTTGAATGTGGAGACAGTTCTCAGATTGTCAGATGTCAAGGCAAGGCATAGAGGCCACTCATTGCCATATCTCTAGTGTTACATGATATCTGCATCCATAAGGAgaggctggaaatgtctgttgtCCTCACTCAAGTCCCTAGACTCCTATGTAAAGAGAAATATTCAACATCCAAGTCCAGTAAGGGTCACAGATGTGATTTGAGCAGCACAGAGCCTGCCAAGGACATATGCAATGCTCCTCCTCAGGCTGAGGAGTAAAAGGAGGCTAAAGGCAATTTTGACCCCTTGAATTCAACATTTTCTGATAACCAAGGGACTGGCAACCCTGCTTAGTGATAAAGGTCAGCAGTTGTTTAACGTAAAGAAGCTAAAACAATTAAAGTCTTCAGACTGAAGACCCCTAATATCCATGTAGCAACTTTATTTACTATTTGGTTGTGCTAGTAGGTAATGTTGTCAGATGAAGACACAGATGACCTTTCCAGGACAATATAGGAATCATACAGGAACATGACCAACTCATGGTACATATGGATCAGTCCTGTTAGGATCACAGGAAGGGTAGGATAGTTCCCATAAGGGATACAAaggtaatttttaaaagatgtctgaAGAGTTATGGCCTTGTCAGATATGCTTGAATGCTTAAGTAAACGAGTGAAACTAGCCAGCAGTAGTATTGGAGGAAATGTTACTTCATGGGTTTTTCCTCATTGAAGTAGACTCCAAGAAGACCGTATTCCATTTGGAAGATGGTCTGCAGGCCAAAGAGAAGCTGTTCAGTGAACAGTTCATACAAAGGCTATCTTGGTTCATTGGCACGAACAGTTCACCTCATTAGACAACATCGAAGCGTCAGAAAGGTTTTTGATAGGGAAGAAAGAAGCAGAGGTTGCTCACCAGCAAGGCCTTCAGTGGCAACAGATGAACCCAATATTATTTCCCTTTCCTTAGCAACCTTTCAGGGGAGCTTCATGAATGGGTTGATTGAAGCCAGTTCAGCCTCAGCCTACAGATGAGCATTATATGGGTATCCTTTTCATCATTAGTCCACTGGCAAAAAGGGGCAGGATTCAttctccccctccttctcctgcacccccaagACTTGAAAAAAAACTTATCAGTGATTTATGAGCCCTGCAGACAGTAACCAATCTGCAGATCTTGTTCTCAGAAACCCTGCACCAGAATTCTTCCTTGCACTTAGTTTCACTAAGGCAGAAGCTAGTTTGCTCTACAGCGAGAGAGGTACATTCAGCAGGTGCTGCCTCCATTATAAACCTTTCTCAGCAACCTGTTTCTGCTTGGAAAGAAAACAGGATCATCTGACAGAATTACATATTCtggtggcactttagagactaaccaatttatttgagcataagctttcgtgagctacagctcacttcatcggatgtttttgcagatacagcctaacacggctgctactctgaaacctgtcatgtactGGTGGTGACCTATGTCAAGGGTAAGGATTCTTTCCCAAGGAAATTAGATGGTGTGCTTCATTCTAAAAGACCTATGCCTGGTATTTCTGAGTGAAGTACGCTCTGAAGTTTTTACAATCCAGCAGAGACAACAAAGGCAAGTAGTTCACTTGCTATAATTCTTTCTGATATTAGCCTTTTGGtgcttcaccaaaaaaaaaaagaaagaaaaatcataaAAGTGATGATGGTAGCCTGGGGTTGCACAGTGTATTTGCACAGATAAGGAACATTTTAAGTGGTGTTGTAAGTTACCTAAGGACTAGAGGCTTAGTTATAATTTACAAGCAGTCTCTCCTTACGCATTTCCAGAATGTAGTGTTTCGGAATGggatagtatccctttaaatagtttgtgagacCTCTAGAGGTCTCTGtgttctatattttaaaaaccagCCACAGCAGCACGATGTATAAGTAACTAGACCTTCTGTATATTTAGTAAACATGATATTTGGAACCCCACTGTGTCTGTATGATTTCTACATATTACTTTGTTGTGCGAAGAGCAAAAGACAACACTGGAGTTAACATTTCTGGGCTTGTTGATTCCTCCCAAGGACTGCTAAGACTTCTGTCTTCCAAGGTGTGAaaaataaggaaacaatgagaagCGTGTTGCATATGGATttggtgtcagagagagagattacCAGATTCCTAGGCCTTCTCTCTGCTTCTGTCCAATCTTCCCAGGCTGCCTGTACCATCTTGAAGTTGGAAAGGGGTGTTTGGGTCAATTGGATAAAGTACAGGGAGAAAAATCCCTctatttcagtggttctcaaactagggccgccccttgttcagggaaagcccctggcaggatgggccggtttgtttacctgctgcgtccacgggtttggccgatcgtgactcccactggccgtggttcgccgctccaggccagtgggggctgcgggaagcggtgcagaccaagggatgtgctggccacccttcctgcagcccccattggcctggaacagcaaaccgtggccagtgggagccgcgatcggccgaacctgtggacgcggcaggtaaacaaaccggcccggcctgccaggggctttccgtgaacaagcggcagccctagtttgagaaccactgctctatttcTTCAGACCAGAGAAAACTCGAGCAGTGCTGACAACTACATATTCAGACTTGGAATAAGGAGGTGATATTCCAGTCAGTCCAAGACAGGGGTCTTGGAGGGAACCCAGAGGACCGTGCTAGAACTCTTAGCAGATTCATTCAACAGTGTGATGGGAGAGGGCTGTAACTCCATTGTTGTTTTCTGTGCCCAAGGTTTCATACAGCTGAAGGAATCACCACACACTGTGCAGACAACCATTCATGGCATTTAGAAGATCTGGGAATTTTCTCTCAAAACCCAAATTTCAGCCAACATAGAAAACGTTCCAGGGTTATCTAACACAGTAGTGATTTACATGTTACTTCGGGGATGCTGATATTTACACCCATGAAGGGAAAGTGTATTCATCGATTGCCCAATGTTTGGGCCTGTGGGGGCAGTCTCTTCACCTTCCATTTCACCTGTCGGCTGAAACAATTGTATGGCTGGAGTCCAGATCCAGTGGCTCTGGGGGTGGATGCACACCTGCAATAAGACAGTTACCTTCCCTAACCCCGCTCCTCACATCCCTTTGTCATGTTGTCTTGCATTATGACACTCTCATTACCCACATGTATCCACATTATCCACATTAATGGAGAACATCCTGGCATGACCTGACACGCCCATGCTTTTCTCATGAAAGTAAATTTAGTTTGCTGAATTCATAGACTGTAAGGCCAGAAAGCATGATGATGAGCATCTAGCCCAGTGATTCTCAAAGAGGGATACACAtatccctgggggtatgcagaggtcttcctggGGTACATCACTCATttagatagttgcctagttttacaacaggctacataaaaggcactagcaaagtcagtacaaactaaaatttcatacagacaatgacttgtttgtactgctcttTCTGCGATACACTGAAATGTCAGtacagtacaatatttatattccaattgatttataattatatggtaaaaatgagaaagtcaacaatttttcagtaatcgtGGGctctgacacttttgtatttttatgtctgattttgtaagcaagtagtttttaagtgaggtgaaacttgggggtacgcaagacaaatcagactcctgaaaggtagtctggaaaggttgatcTAGTCTAATTGtttgtataacataggccatagaattttacccagAAATTTCCTGCTATTAAGCCCTTCAATTTTGGTTGAACCACAGCATCTCATTTAGAAATTTCTAGTCTCTCTGTTTCAGGAGAAGAAAGTATTCATAATACTTAGAATAATTAAAGTGCAGTGATGGTCTGAACAACATCTAGGTAGGAATGGCACATTTTTACCACAAAGACCTGCACCCTGCGTGTATTCAGAGTCATAAACTGTGTATTTATGGGgacaaaaatacttttttaaactgGCTTTTACTTCTgttagctgtgttggctctggaGGGCTATGGGAGAGAGAGCTAGACTCTTTTCTGCCTCATGCATCAAAACAGTTGTGAATACATAACTTTTGTTACTTATGACTATTTCTGAGTGAGAGAGAACCCAGTTTGTCAGAACCCATGTTGAGTTTTCTGGGCTGGCAGTTAGGGGAAAAAACTCTTTACATTGTAAATCAAGGAAAATTGATGAGAAGTCATTAAGACAACAAATATAGAACACAGACCCTGTTATTTTAACAGTCGCTTTTTGTTACTAAACTGCACTTTAACCTCCTCAGTGGCCATTTTGACAGTATATTTGTATAAGTAAGATGAACAGATCCCAATGATATATTGTCACAAAACAACCAACCAGTCTTCCTCCTTGTGAAGATTCCAAAAGTAGTCATCTTAGGCATGAATGGTTTAGTTCTGGAGGCACAGTCAAATAAACAAGCAAGTCTTTAGACTGTCAAGTTTAACAGTATGTCTACGCAGCAAAGAAAAATCCAGGGCTGGCACGTGCCAGCTGAGCTGGGCTTGTGGGGtacaggctgcagggctatttcattgctgtgtagacttcttgACTCAGGATGCAGCCtgtaaggtgggagggtcccagagcttgggctccagtccaagcccagaagcctacacagcaatgaaacactCAGCATGAGCCTGAGTTGGCTGTTTTtctttgccatgtagacataccctaaaatgcTTATGCTTCAAGCTACTTGTCAAGGGTCCCTATTATGTGTAAAGTTACTGTATTTATCCAAAATGCATTGTATACGAAAACTCCAAATATGAAATAACCTGACACACaatactttaatttaaaataattgtatcaGCTAATGGAATAATAAATATTAGTTGTTTGTCTATCATATACTCTTTTAGCACTATGCATACATGCAGGAATAATTTGCAGTTATACATTTACATCAATAACATTTCATTGTACCCCTCTGTCTTTCTTGTCCTGCTTAAAGAAACCAGGCAAAACCAAAGTTCAAATACAAGTAAAATATTTAGTAGACGTGGTCAAAAACTTTTCATCAAAGGTTTTTTGAACAAAAAGATGCATTTGGAATTATACAAAACCTATCATACTCAAAACTTTCTGATTTTGTGatgaaacaattaaaaattgAATTATTTTGATTTGAGTTATAtggaatcaaaacaaaaacattttagtttggttttaaagtgggggaggaggaaaacccACCTTTCCTTTTTGATGCCGTTAGATTTGAATTGAcccattttgtttgtttcagattgctttgttgaaaaattggaaaatttcatggaaaaaatTCAAGCCTGAtgaagtttttcattttattaaaaacaaaaaaagtatggCAAATGATTTCCTTTTAAGGTCAGCCCTGATATTTAATCCTATTGGAATCCACTGAGAAACCTCTTTGCTCTTTATTGTTAACTGGTTAGTTAAGCTGGTTTACGTCATCAGTGGAGAGCAAAGCAGCTAGTGAATCAAGCCTAGTCTGTTGCACAGTCCACTAATGCAGCTTTGGCCTTAGTAGGCTCCCCCTTCTTAGTAATACCTTTTCTTTTAGATTCATGACATTTAATAGATAGGAGTGATTGTTAAGTCCAATAATGCTCTTGCAACCTGGCCTGCAGCCATTACCTTAGAATCTTTAATAAGTTCCAGGATTCTCTGTGTAGCTTGTTTTTTTCTGTGTATTCAGCAAACCTTACTGGTATATGTTGTGAATTAGAAAGCATGATAGAAAGTAATAATTTATAAGCAATGCCTCAGACTTGTGGTATGTTTACTATGGAAGACGGCACTTTTTGTTGACTTCCTATGTAGTCATCTTTGACTGGAAATGAAATACTCCATTAATTATTAATTTGGTTCAGTCCTCCATTTGTGTCCTTCCTCACCAAGATGTCACTTTAAAATATACCTATATAATTTTTTGAATTCTGTTCAAAGTGgatttgttgcttttttcctaCTATCTTCTGGGGTGAAAATAATTGACTCTAACCGTTACTGATCTTTGTCATTCCTCACACTAATCTATTTTCAATTCAAAATCTAAATTCTGATTTTTAATGTTCACTTTGGCCCTCTACTTTTCTTGTACCAAGAAGGTGTTCTTTTTTGGCAGAATTGTAGGATGATCATTTCTTGTTTGGAAGCATATTCTCAAGTTTAAGTAAAACACCATGTTTATGCCAGATGTGCTAGTAACTCAAAGTCTTGTGCCAGTTCTGCTGGAGACTTTTCATGTAATCTATTGTGTCAATTAAGCTTCTTCTTATTTATTATATTTCAGGTGTATTTAGACGctctaactgagatcagggccccattttgctacTCATTATAAATtcttatagtgagagacagtgCCTGCTTACAGAGCAAATAGACAACACAAGCAAAGGGTAGGAGTGGAAACATAGGTGAAGTGACATGCCAAAGCactcacagcaagtcagtggcagggctaggAATAGActccagggctcctggctgctaATGCAATGCCCTTCCCATTGGACTATGCTTCCTGCCTTTAAATTATACTCCTGCCAATTCAGCTTAGTGTCCATACAGTTGATTAGCATAGACTAATATCTGATAGCTTTTCCTGCCTACCTTTTCAGACATCATGGCTCCCAGTGCCAGTATTTACTAGGAGGTGGGGGATCTTGTTCTGGGAGGTTAGATTCAGCaaatggctgctgcttctggttttacattattttttgaCCAGAAGTGTGAGCTCAGAGCAGGGCTTGTAAACTGAGCACGCATGATGTGCTCTGGCTCTGTTCCATCCCAGGCTTATAGTGGGTTCTGACATACTGTCAACTTTTAAAGATATCCTGCACTTGACCTTGTTTAAAAGGGATTTGCTGCTGACAAAAATACTGTCAAATGCAGGAGTAAAATCTCAGCCTGGATTCCAGCACTCTAACTGCCACACTCaaggaaaacaaaattttggcctaccttccccactccccgcaACCCCCCtgcccaaaaagaaaaaaaaaaggagagagagatatGAAGCTTTCTGAGAGGAATGTATGTGAAGAGGAATCCTGATAAATATTCTGGAGGGCAGAGATGTGCAAGAACTTAAATCAGATATCACAAAAGATCCATTTTATTTTAGTGCCTGGAGTCTGAAGTCCTTTGTTTAGTCACAAAACTAATAAAAAAGTGTAAGCTGTGTGCCGTTTGCATGCAAGGATAGAATTATAGCCACGAGCTGTTTATTTCCCTTGTCAAACAGCATCTATCGGTGTCGCCTTCTATCCCGGTCAGGTGGTTTAGATGGGTTATATTACACAGGTGATGACAAAATTTGGTGCCAGGATAGGAGGGGGAACATTCTGTGTGAAGGATTATGGTTAACTGGGCTGTGAGGGTAAGTGTCAGGATGTGCTTCATAGCCTTTGTCTTTAGG
The nucleotide sequence above comes from Caretta caretta isolate rCarCar2 chromosome 6, rCarCar1.hap1, whole genome shotgun sequence. Encoded proteins:
- the CDKN1C gene encoding cyclin-dependent kinase inhibitor 1C; amino-acid sequence: MSNVHLSSASALERLAARRTFPLHARTGVCRNLFGPVDHEELSRELKSKLREISEDDQRRWDYNFQTDTPLDGPGRLQWEEVEGGSVPAFYRETLQVGRCRFPVLLVRSKPALGGMDTPAGVNPRDPHQELVVSASSSPSPQGKTAALESTIAGGKERLNQENRSDQLNNYSGITIKPAPCAPAALKRVSSSSAAHITDFFVKRKRPGDSKAACDHPGGCPASAPTVPAEQTPRKRLR